A single genomic interval of Candidatus Zixiibacteriota bacterium harbors:
- a CDS encoding diheme cytochrome c-553, whose product MRSRLVFGLGIAAGAILLAVYPLIGSEQPGAASAMGGDMVARGKYFVHMMGCGDCHSPKVMTAMGPVEDTTRLFCGQPANEVPPPYSGELNPATWMAACNSHMSAWVGPWGTSYAANLTSDKKTGLGNWTDEQFIQSMRTGKHRGYGRDILPPMPWFNYRHATDDDLKAMLAYFKSTKPIVNQVPEPLPSTAGK is encoded by the coding sequence ATGCGAAGCAGACTGGTATTTGGTCTGGGAATCGCAGCAGGAGCGATCCTGCTGGCCGTTTATCCGCTCATTGGCAGCGAGCAACCCGGCGCCGCATCGGCTATGGGAGGCGACATGGTCGCTCGCGGCAAATACTTTGTACACATGATGGGGTGTGGGGATTGCCACTCACCAAAAGTTATGACCGCGATGGGTCCGGTAGAGGATACCACTCGCCTCTTTTGCGGCCAACCTGCGAATGAAGTCCCACCGCCGTACAGCGGCGAGCTCAACCCTGCTACCTGGATGGCGGCCTGCAACAGCCATATGTCAGCCTGGGTGGGACCGTGGGGAACGTCGTACGCCGCCAATCTAACCTCCGACAAGAAGACCGGCCTCGGCAACTGGACCGATGAGCAGTTCATCCAGTCGATGCGCACCGGCAAGCATCGCGGTTACGGGCGTGATATTCTGCCGCCGATGCCCTGGTTTAATTACCGTCATGCAACCGACGATGACCTGAAGGCGATGCTGGCCTATTTCAAGTCTACCAAGCCGATCGTCAACCAGGTCCCCGAGCCGCTGCCGTCGACCGCGGGGAAGTAA